CGGAGCTCCAGTAATATTCAGGCCAACCGCGTAGGGAAAGTACTTGGGTATAAATGGCTGATCGCTCAGCAGCAAGTTCACGAACTCGGCTTTGGTTCTTTTTTCGAAAGCGTAGTTATGCTGTTTTTCGTAGCCCACAGTAGAACTGGCGGCTTTCCGGATAGACCGGCCGCACAAAGAACCCGCACCGTGCGCCGGGTACAGCAGCACATCATCTTCCAGTTTAGCAAATTTTTCGTGAATGGTATCGTACATCATTTCGGCCAGTCGTTGCCGCTGTGCATCTGCGTTTTTTGAAAAATCGCGCAAATCCGGACGGCCTACGTCGCCGATCAGCAAAGAATCACCGGAAAATACCGCCCGGTCTTTGCCGCTTTCATATAATACTACCGCAATGTGGTCCGGCGCGTGCCCCGGCGTATAAATAGAGCGTAAACCTACCAAATCCGATAGCTTCAGCGTGCGGCCTTCGTCGAAAGCCGTAGCGGGGTATTTGGGTTTGGTGAGGCTGCTGGCATAAATCGGCACGTTTAATTTTTGATGCATTTCCAGGTGGGCGCTGGCAAAATCGGCGTGCGGGTGCGTTTCGATGATGCCAATAATCTGGGCGTTGTGCTTTTGGGCAAAATCATAATAAACCTGGGGATTTCGTTGCGGGTCGATGACTACCATTTTACTATCCGCCAGCACCGCGTACGAATAATGCGCCAGTCCTTTATCTTCGAACTGCTCGATTACGTAATTACTGGCAACTGCCACGGTTTTACTCAGCAACTGACCCGGCTTCACCAACGACAGCAAACCCATACCAGCCAGATTAGCTATAAATTTTCTTCTTTCCATTTATCAAAACAAACTGATAGCTCGTACATTTTTTAAAAATTCATCTGTTTTGCTTTTTATGGCTACTGGATGAATACTTAAAGGTACGAACTTATTTTCAGGATAATTCTTTTGCTTTTATTTCGACGTTCGGTTAAGGATTCGGGTTGCTTTAGAATCTAAAGTTCAATTGTTTCCCCGTCCCGCGGAATGAGTAGTTGGCCTTCTCGGATATTTGATTCAGTGGCTTTTTGGCGGAGAGAATCTCGGGTGGTTAGGCAATGATCCAGGGCTTCGAGGTGTACGGCAATAATTTTAGCCTCGCCGCTGGCATTTAGCAGCGCCATGGTTTGGTCTTCATCCATCAAAATAGGTGTTTCTTCGAACCCGGGAAAAGCGGCTCCGCCTGAATTAGTAATAATATAATCTGGCTTAAACTTTTGAATATTCTGCTCGATCTCTTCGGTAAAAATGCTATCCCCTACAATATATATAGTAGGCTGATTTTCGGCTTGTAACACAAAGCCCGATACCTTGCCCATGCGTTTTAAAATTTCGCCGCTGCCGTGTTGCCCGCCCGTCCGGGAAATACGGATATTTTTAAAAATGAGCTGGTTCTGTACCGTTTGGGCGTTGGTAAAATTCTCTTTTTTAAAAAATTCCTCGTCGGCAGGCTGATTCACTAGATCTATGGATTTGCTTAAAACCTGGCTTGCTACCGCATCAAAATGGTCGGGGTGGGTATGGGTTACCAGCACCAAATTTACGTCCTTTATAATTTCCTCAACGCTTATCGGCAAATCAAGCAGCGGGTTACGGGCTTTGCCAGCAAAAGGATCAATGGTGTCTTTGGGCATGAGCATCGGGTCCACTAAAATTTTTACGCCGGCGTAGTTTAAGATTAAAGTCGCATTCCGGACTAACTGAATACTATTTGGGGATGTCATATTACATGTTTTATTTAGGTTGCTAAATTAAAACCATTTAGGCGAAGCAAAGTATTTTGTTGTTATACAAGCAGGGCTTCCGGCTACTTTAATGATGGGCTAAAAATCCGGTTGTGGAAATTCTGTTTTTTAAAATATTACATTTTTATCGTTCCGAAAATTGTACTTGCGCGCTGTATCCCCGGAATTGTACCGTTAAACTAAACCCAATAATTTATGAAGCTATCCAGTGTGGGTGGTAAGGACACCACCCCTGGCGACGTTTATTACTAATTTTTAAAATGACAACTACTCTAATAAATATTTAGTAAATAATTTTACCAAATCAACTATAAAAGCCGAATATCTAACCTCCAACATTCAACATTCAACAATCAACATCGAATATCTAACAACCAACATCTAATATCCAATGTCTAGTGTCTAGCGTTTAACTTTCAAATCGTAATAACCCGTTCGTTTTTATTCTGTTTAACTTTATCCGGCAAAGCGGCTAGAATCTCGGTTTTAAGCACTTCAATTAGGCGTTTTTTTACGTAATCGCGGTGGGTAACCAGACTTACTTCGCGCACCGGCGCAGGCGCGTTAAAGTGCCGGACTAACTTTTGCTGGGGTACACTTAAATCCAAGGTGGCCAGTTCCGGAATAATGGTAATACCGTTATCCTGTTCTACCATGCGGCGCAGGGTTTCGATGCTGCCGGCTTCGTATTCAAAGGTTTTTCCGTCGGGTAAGGCCTTGCGAAGCTCGCATAAATTTAAAATTTGCGACCGAAAACAATGCCCTTCTTCCAGGAGCCACAGCTTTTCGAGATCAATATCATTGGGTAGCACGTACTTTTTCTCGTACAACGCATTGGAATGGGATACATACGCCAAGAGCTCTTCGTAAAATAAAACCTGCTCTTTTAATGAATTATCCTGCAAAGGCGTTACCAGTAAACCCGCATCCAGTTTATTCTTCTTCAGGTCGGTGGCCATGTTCTCGGTGGTCATTTCGGTTACGCGCAGCTTTACTTTGGGATACTTTTGCAGAAAGCTCTTCAGAAACAAAGGCAACAAGTACGGGGCCAGAGTAGGTATTACGCCTAACCGCAGCTCGCCAGCTAGTTCGCCTTTTTTATCCCGAATTATTTCCTGGATAACCTGGCTCTGGCTTAAAACCAAACGTGCCTGCTGAATAATAGCCTCCCCTACTTCGGTAGGTACCACTGGCTGTTTGCTCCGGTCAAAAATCTTCACGCCCAACTCGTCTTCCAGCTTCTGAATCTGCATGCTTAAGGTAGGCTGAGTTACAAAGTTTTTCTCCGCGGCTGTAGCAAAGTGCCGGTACGTATCCACCGCTACCACATATTCTAACTGAACGAGAGTCATAAATAAATTAGAAATTAAAAATTAAAAATTAGAAATGAGGAGTTTCAGCATCGGCGCAATCAAATTGATCCGCATAAATCCGCGATCTAATATAAACAAAATCTATCAAGCGTTAAAAATTATCGATTTGATTTATGAGTTTACCCTTGTCACCTTTGTGCATCATCAGCGGATAAAAGAGGCGAGAAGATCAATTTGAATCCTTGGCTGAAGAAAATAATTGTAGACGGTGGACCATGGTCTATCGACTATCGACTAACAAAACACTTTACCTGCCTTTATAAGCCTATTATTTAAAAATGGAAGAAAAAGAAAGAAACCACAAACTTACCTCTGCCTCGGGTATTCCTTACGCGGAGCATGAAAACTCCAAAACCGTGGGCCTACGCGGCCCTATTTTGTTAGAAGATTTTATTCTGCACGAGAAACTGGCGCATTTTAACCGGGAACGGGTGCCGGAGCGCGTAGTGCACGCCAAAGGTAGTGGGGCTTTCGGAAAATTTACGGTTACCCACGATATTACCAAGTACACCCGCGCTAAAGTTTTCAGCCAAATCGGCAAAGAAACGCCTTTGTTTTTGCGTTTTTCTACGGTAGGCGGCGAGAACGGCTCCGCTGATACCGAACGCGACCCG
The sequence above is a segment of the Adhaeribacter swui genome. Coding sequences within it:
- a CDS encoding MBL fold metallo-hydrolase translates to MTSPNSIQLVRNATLILNYAGVKILVDPMLMPKDTIDPFAGKARNPLLDLPISVEEIIKDVNLVLVTHTHPDHFDAVASQVLSKSIDLVNQPADEEFFKKENFTNAQTVQNQLIFKNIRISRTGGQHGSGEILKRMGKVSGFVLQAENQPTIYIVGDSIFTEEIEQNIQKFKPDYIITNSGGAAFPGFEETPILMDEDQTMALLNASGEAKIIAVHLEALDHCLTTRDSLRQKATESNIREGQLLIPRDGETIEL
- a CDS encoding hydrogen peroxide-inducible genes activator; this encodes MTLVQLEYVVAVDTYRHFATAAEKNFVTQPTLSMQIQKLEDELGVKIFDRSKQPVVPTEVGEAIIQQARLVLSQSQVIQEIIRDKKGELAGELRLGVIPTLAPYLLPLFLKSFLQKYPKVKLRVTEMTTENMATDLKKNKLDAGLLVTPLQDNSLKEQVLFYEELLAYVSHSNALYEKKYVLPNDIDLEKLWLLEEGHCFRSQILNLCELRKALPDGKTFEYEAGSIETLRRMVEQDNGITIIPELATLDLSVPQQKLVRHFNAPAPVREVSLVTHRDYVKKRLIEVLKTEILAALPDKVKQNKNERVITI
- a CDS encoding MBL fold metallo-hydrolase, with the translated sequence MERRKFIANLAGMGLLSLVKPGQLLSKTVAVASNYVIEQFEDKGLAHYSYAVLADSKMVVIDPQRNPQVYYDFAQKHNAQIIGIIETHPHADFASAHLEMHQKLNVPIYASSLTKPKYPATAFDEGRTLKLSDLVGLRSIYTPGHAPDHIAVVLYESGKDRAVFSGDSLLIGDVGRPDLRDFSKNADAQRQRLAEMMYDTIHEKFAKLEDDVLLYPAHGAGSLCGRSIRKAASSTVGYEKQHNYAFEKRTKAEFVNLLLSDQPFIPKYFPYAVGLNITGAPELKASLAKVKHLPKNHQPEAKALIIDSRPAATFKASYLTNAINIQGGGAFETWLGSMVAPESEFYLVAADDENLQSVIKKAAAIGYESKIKGAFVYDATNGNQFTTFDKSTFNPEENKYTYLDVRTIKEVNETTVFKNSIHIPLHELTQRLTEIPKDKPILVNCASGYRSATASSILKKLLPNVQIYDLGAAVTEYKKPVAEK